The following coding sequences are from one Nonlabens arenilitoris window:
- a CDS encoding polysaccharide deacetylase family protein yields the protein MHWYPDRISDWFSGLFSGYLWHGSRNHKVVYITFDDGPHPIVTPFVLKELDQYNFKATFFCIGDCVKRHNDIFDLLSLKGHSVGNHTFHHLNSWKHPTNSYLDDIDLASSLIDSRLFRPPYGRITSTVSKNLRKKGYKIVLWDVLSGDFDSRRTAVSCLNNLKRNTRNGSIIVFHDSEKAFEKLKIILPAYFEFLHTQGYKTSVITHTASI from the coding sequence ATGCATTGGTATCCTGATCGAATAAGTGACTGGTTTTCTGGTCTGTTTTCAGGATACCTCTGGCATGGTTCTCGTAATCATAAAGTGGTTTATATCACTTTTGATGATGGACCACACCCTATAGTAACTCCTTTTGTTTTAAAGGAACTAGACCAGTATAACTTTAAGGCAACTTTCTTTTGTATAGGTGATTGTGTGAAACGGCACAATGATATTTTTGATCTTTTATCATTAAAAGGTCATTCAGTAGGCAATCATACCTTTCATCATCTAAATAGCTGGAAGCACCCAACTAATTCTTATCTGGATGATATTGATCTAGCAAGCTCTCTTATTGACTCTAGATTGTTCCGTCCACCATATGGTAGAATCACCTCTACAGTTTCAAAAAACTTGAGAAAGAAAGGATACAAAATAGTATTATGGGATGTGTTATCGGGTGATTTTGACTCTAGGCGCACAGCAGTATCATGTTTAAACAACCTTAAAAGAAACACGAGAAATGGAAGCATTATTGTATTTCACGATAGTGAAAAAGCTTTTGAAAAATTAAAAATAATATTACCGGCCTATTTTGAGTTTTTACATACTCAAGGTTACAAAACCTCTGTGATTACACATACTGCTTCAATATAG
- a CDS encoding thioredoxin family protein, translating to MSKFGELISADVPVLLNFFTEWNEDSVGMHEILRDVAAALGDNAKVIKINVDKNQELSEALRIKGLPTLIIYRNGEMKWRQSGVLDPNSLITILKQYV from the coding sequence ATGTCAAAATTTGGGGAACTTATAAGTGCCGATGTGCCAGTTTTACTCAACTTCTTTACAGAATGGAATGAGGATTCTGTGGGCATGCATGAAATTTTAAGAGATGTTGCGGCCGCATTGGGTGATAACGCAAAGGTTATTAAAATAAATGTAGATAAGAATCAAGAATTAAGCGAGGCCTTGCGTATTAAAGGATTGCCTACACTTATAATTTATAGAAATGGCGAAATGAAATGGAGGCAAAGTGGTGTGCTAGACCCTAATTCTTTAATTACTATATTGAAGCAGTATGTGTAA
- a CDS encoding metallophosphoesterase: MRFIIPIILFVVFQVYSFQLIRTLSRGHWWKWIYLAATILILINLIMQFVWHPDRGQVSTARDIAVTIFLGLLAAQFVMMIVMLGEDIYRVIKGGYNALTQKQDNTSFLPSRRAFISKVGLGLAALPFGAILYGAWKGKYNYQVREYELSFDDLPDAFDGYKVTQISDIHVGSFDDKEEVKYAIDLVNKQGSDAIFFTGDLVNNISTEMHGWESIFGKLSAKDGVYSVLGNHDYGDYYGWEGTREEVIALKKANMEKLYSIQKQMGWRLLRDENIAIKRGNDLLNVVGVENIGNGRFPKYGDLKKASVGLRKSDFKILLSHDPSHWEDDVKHNDLNYHLTLSGHTHGMQFGIEIPGFIKLSPAWFVYKKWAGIYKEFGRFINVNRGFGFLGYSGRAGIWPEITVITLKKAKNRIN; this comes from the coding sequence ATGCGTTTTATAATTCCCATAATTTTATTTGTTGTCTTTCAAGTTTATTCTTTTCAGTTAATAAGGACACTTTCTCGCGGTCACTGGTGGAAATGGATTTATCTAGCTGCGACTATCTTAATATTAATTAATCTAATCATGCAATTTGTATGGCATCCAGATCGAGGTCAGGTAAGTACTGCAAGAGATATTGCAGTTACAATATTTCTAGGTTTGTTAGCAGCACAATTTGTAATGATGATAGTGATGCTGGGTGAGGATATTTATAGGGTTATTAAAGGTGGTTATAATGCGCTTACACAAAAGCAAGATAATACAAGTTTTTTACCCAGTAGAAGAGCTTTTATCTCAAAGGTAGGATTGGGTCTTGCGGCACTACCATTTGGCGCCATTCTTTATGGGGCGTGGAAAGGGAAATATAATTATCAAGTGCGAGAGTATGAATTAAGTTTTGATGATTTACCAGACGCCTTTGATGGTTATAAGGTGACACAAATTAGTGATATACATGTAGGTAGTTTTGATGATAAAGAAGAGGTTAAGTATGCTATCGATCTAGTAAATAAGCAAGGTAGTGATGCTATATTTTTTACAGGTGACTTAGTTAATAATATTAGTACAGAGATGCATGGATGGGAAAGTATCTTCGGTAAATTGAGTGCTAAGGATGGAGTATATTCTGTATTAGGTAATCATGACTATGGTGATTATTATGGTTGGGAAGGAACTAGAGAAGAGGTGATTGCTTTAAAGAAAGCAAACATGGAAAAGTTATATAGTATACAAAAGCAGATGGGCTGGCGATTATTGCGAGATGAAAATATTGCAATAAAGCGAGGTAATGATTTACTGAATGTCGTCGGTGTTGAAAATATTGGGAATGGGCGTTTTCCTAAATATGGTGATTTAAAAAAGGCTTCAGTAGGTTTGAGAAAAAGTGATTTTAAAATCCTTTTAAGTCATGATCCATCACACTGGGAAGATGATGTAAAACATAATGACTTGAACTATCACTTAACTTTAAGTGGACATACTCATGGGATGCAGTTCGGTATAGAGATTCCAGGTTTTATAAAATTAAGTCCGGCATGGTTTGTTTATAAAAAATGGGCAGGTATTTATAAAGAATTCGGTCGTTTTATAAATGTTAATCGTGGTTTTGGCTTTTTAGGGTATTCTGGAAGAGCTGGAATATGGCCAGAGATTACAGTAATTACTTTAAAAAAGGCCAAGAATAGGATAAACTAA
- a CDS encoding MFS transporter → MTKNDPYAALRFKEFNIFLLMRFLLVFGWSMQFIVIEWQVYSLTKDPWSLAIIGLMEFVPAFSMALFAGHIVDQREKRNLLALCIGAFSLISLGLFLLTSPGIVSGWSTNTILYCIYALVFFGGFLRSFFGPILFSLIALLVPKKAYPNAATWSSSAWQIASVVGLAFSGFAISWFSVHWSLCIVFSLVSLAFITVFFISKKPILNSKINEPIIQSLKEGLGFVFKTKAILGALTLDMVSVLFGGAVILLPIFAQDILCVGSEGFGILRAAPSIGAILTMIATAYLPISKNAGMKLLMAIFGFGVCIIVFGLSTSFWVSVVALFFSGVTDGVSMVIRQTILQLKTPDHMRGRVASVNSMFVGSSNELGAFESGVTAKLMGTVAAVVFGGTMTLITVVTTAVVSPTFRKLDLRQDFESNSQD, encoded by the coding sequence ATGACAAAAAACGATCCCTACGCAGCCTTACGTTTTAAAGAATTTAATATCTTTTTATTAATGCGCTTTTTACTTGTATTTGGTTGGTCCATGCAGTTTATCGTTATTGAGTGGCAGGTCTATTCACTTACTAAAGACCCATGGTCACTAGCCATCATAGGATTAATGGAATTTGTACCAGCATTCTCTATGGCACTATTTGCTGGTCACATTGTAGATCAAAGAGAGAAACGCAATTTACTTGCTCTTTGTATAGGTGCCTTTTCCCTGATAAGTTTAGGGTTGTTTTTATTAACATCTCCAGGTATAGTGTCTGGCTGGTCCACTAATACCATTTTATATTGCATTTATGCATTGGTATTTTTTGGCGGTTTCTTAAGATCATTCTTTGGACCTATTTTGTTTTCACTAATTGCTTTATTAGTACCTAAAAAAGCCTATCCTAATGCTGCTACATGGAGTAGCTCTGCATGGCAAATAGCATCTGTTGTAGGTCTTGCTTTTTCAGGATTTGCGATTAGTTGGTTTAGTGTTCATTGGTCTTTGTGTATTGTATTTAGTCTTGTTTCTTTAGCATTTATAACTGTATTTTTTATTTCTAAAAAGCCTATTCTCAATTCAAAAATTAACGAACCCATTATACAAAGCCTTAAAGAAGGATTGGGATTTGTTTTTAAAACCAAAGCCATTTTAGGAGCACTGACACTAGATATGGTATCTGTACTTTTTGGCGGTGCAGTGATTTTACTACCTATTTTTGCTCAAGACATTTTGTGTGTAGGAAGTGAAGGCTTTGGTATTTTACGGGCTGCACCGTCCATAGGTGCTATACTAACCATGATAGCAACAGCATATTTACCTATAAGTAAAAATGCTGGTATGAAATTGCTCATGGCTATTTTTGGTTTTGGAGTTTGCATCATAGTATTTGGTCTATCAACTTCTTTTTGGGTCTCTGTGGTCGCTCTATTTTTTAGTGGTGTAACAGATGGCGTTTCTATGGTTATACGTCAGACTATTTTACAACTTAAAACTCCAGATCACATGCGTGGCCGTGTAGCCTCAGTAAACTCTATGTTTGTAGGGTCTTCTAATGAATTAGGCGCATTTGAGAGTGGAGTAACAGCAAAATTAATGGGAACGGTTGCCGCAGTAGTCTTTGGCGGCACGATGACTTTAATTACTGTAGTTACGACTGCTGTGGTATCTCCTACATTTAGAAAACTCGACTTAAGGCAAGATTTTGAAAGTAATAGTCAAGATTAA
- the polA gene encoding DNA polymerase I encodes MTNDGTDDKRLFLLDAYALIFRGYYALIKNPRINSAGMDTSAIMGFTNSLFDVIRREKPEYLAVAFDKGGSHERVELYEDYKANRDETPEAIKIAVPYIMRILKAMHIPIVVEEGIEADDLIGTLAKQAEKEGFTTYMVTPDKDYAQLVSDNIFMYKPARMGNGIEIWGIPEVQKKFEVERPEQVIDYLGMMGDASDNIPGLPGVGDKTAKKFIAAYGSMEGLFENIHELKGKMKEKVEANKELGLLSKQLATIRLDCPVVFNANNYTLDDPNVEAVHEIFDELEFRRAKETLAKIFSKEVAPTSSSSSNSNISSNAAAGAGQFSLFDTPGSGTAAESESTGRKTLATSDHLYQLVQEGMGTKLFLQSLMQQSSVCFDTETTGLDALTAELVGIAFSWEKGKGFYLPIPEDRDAAQSIMDQLKPFFESNNIEKVGQNLKYDIKVLDKYGVDVKGPMFDTMLAHYLINPDMRHNMDVLAETYLNYTPQSIVELIGKKGKNQLSMREVELEKQKEYAVEDADVTLQLKEHFTPELASAGTDKLFKDIEMPLLDVLAAMEIEGINLDEEFLSSLSGDLEKDIAQLEKDIYEVAGEEFNIGSPKQLGIILFEKLKLVDKPKKTKTGQYSTAEDVLSYLAKDHAIIQNVLDYRGLSKLKSTYVDALPTQVNALTQRIHTNYMQTVAATGRLSSTDPNLQNIPIRTERGRQVRKAFIPRDENYTLVAADYSQIELRIIAALSEEENMIAAFQSGEDIHASTAAKVFNVALEDVTREQRSNAKTVNFGIIYGVSAFGLSNQTDLSRGEAKELIDTYYETYPKLKAYMQDQVDFARENGYVETVLGRRRYLKDINSSNAVVRGAAERNAVNAPIQGSAADIIKIAMINIHKKFEELNCKSKMLLQVHDELVFDIHNDELEDMKKLIQDEMQNAYQMTVPLDVEVGIGQNWLEAH; translated from the coding sequence ATGACTAACGACGGAACGGACGATAAAAGATTATTTCTACTCGATGCTTATGCCCTTATTTTTAGAGGCTATTATGCACTGATAAAAAACCCAAGAATCAATAGTGCTGGTATGGATACTAGTGCAATTATGGGGTTTACAAATAGTTTATTTGACGTCATTAGAAGAGAAAAGCCCGAGTATCTAGCGGTGGCATTTGACAAAGGTGGTAGTCATGAACGCGTGGAATTATATGAAGATTATAAAGCTAATCGCGATGAAACGCCTGAGGCCATAAAAATAGCGGTACCGTATATCATGCGCATTTTAAAGGCGATGCACATTCCTATTGTCGTTGAAGAAGGAATTGAAGCAGACGATTTAATAGGAACCCTAGCAAAACAGGCCGAGAAAGAAGGCTTTACAACCTATATGGTAACACCTGATAAGGATTATGCTCAACTAGTGTCAGACAATATATTTATGTACAAACCTGCACGCATGGGTAATGGTATAGAAATATGGGGTATTCCAGAAGTACAAAAGAAATTTGAGGTAGAGCGACCTGAGCAAGTTATCGATTACCTAGGAATGATGGGTGATGCTAGTGATAACATCCCTGGATTGCCTGGTGTAGGAGATAAAACGGCTAAGAAATTTATAGCAGCATATGGCTCTATGGAAGGCTTGTTTGAAAACATCCACGAGCTTAAAGGTAAAATGAAAGAAAAAGTAGAGGCTAATAAAGAATTAGGACTACTATCAAAACAACTTGCAACCATAAGACTGGATTGCCCAGTTGTTTTTAATGCAAACAATTACACCTTAGACGATCCTAATGTAGAAGCTGTTCATGAGATTTTTGATGAACTAGAATTCCGTCGTGCAAAAGAAACCTTGGCAAAGATTTTTTCTAAAGAAGTAGCGCCTACTAGTTCTTCAAGCAGCAATTCAAATATAAGTTCAAATGCTGCTGCAGGAGCAGGACAATTTTCTTTATTTGACACACCAGGCTCTGGTACAGCAGCAGAATCAGAGTCTACCGGTCGTAAAACACTAGCCACTAGCGATCATTTGTACCAACTTGTACAAGAAGGAATGGGAACAAAGTTGTTTTTACAATCATTGATGCAACAATCAAGCGTTTGTTTTGATACAGAAACGACAGGACTGGACGCACTAACTGCAGAGCTAGTAGGAATTGCATTTTCTTGGGAAAAAGGAAAAGGATTTTACCTACCCATACCTGAAGATCGTGATGCGGCACAATCTATAATGGATCAATTAAAACCATTTTTTGAAAGTAATAACATAGAAAAAGTAGGTCAAAATTTAAAATACGATATCAAAGTATTAGATAAATATGGAGTTGACGTTAAAGGACCTATGTTTGACACTATGCTTGCTCATTACCTGATCAATCCAGACATGCGTCATAACATGGACGTGCTGGCAGAAACATATTTGAATTACACACCACAATCTATAGTGGAGTTAATAGGTAAAAAAGGAAAGAATCAACTTTCTATGCGTGAAGTAGAACTCGAAAAGCAAAAGGAATATGCGGTTGAAGATGCAGATGTTACATTGCAACTTAAAGAGCATTTTACACCAGAACTTGCCAGTGCAGGTACAGATAAATTGTTTAAGGATATTGAAATGCCTTTACTAGATGTGCTAGCCGCAATGGAAATAGAAGGAATTAATTTAGATGAAGAATTTTTAAGTTCATTGTCTGGTGATTTAGAGAAAGATATTGCGCAACTAGAGAAAGATATCTATGAAGTAGCAGGTGAAGAATTTAATATAGGTTCTCCTAAACAATTAGGAATCATTCTTTTTGAAAAGCTAAAATTAGTTGACAAACCTAAAAAGACTAAAACTGGGCAATATTCAACCGCTGAAGATGTATTGAGCTACCTCGCAAAAGATCATGCTATCATTCAAAATGTACTGGATTATAGAGGTCTTAGTAAATTAAAATCTACTTATGTAGACGCATTACCTACTCAGGTAAATGCACTTACACAACGTATTCATACTAACTATATGCAAACGGTTGCTGCTACCGGTCGATTAAGCTCTACAGATCCTAATTTGCAAAACATTCCTATACGCACAGAGCGTGGCCGTCAGGTACGTAAAGCATTTATACCAAGAGATGAAAATTATACCCTTGTAGCTGCCGATTACTCTCAAATTGAACTACGTATTATTGCTGCGTTAAGTGAAGAGGAAAATATGATTGCAGCATTCCAAAGCGGTGAAGATATTCACGCGTCGACCGCTGCAAAAGTTTTTAATGTTGCTCTAGAAGATGTAACCAGAGAACAACGTAGTAATGCCAAAACAGTAAACTTTGGTATTATCTATGGAGTAAGTGCCTTTGGGTTAAGTAATCAAACCGACTTATCTCGTGGCGAAGCTAAAGAGTTAATTGATACCTACTATGAAACTTACCCTAAACTAAAAGCATATATGCAAGATCAAGTAGATTTTGCTCGGGAAAATGGTTATGTAGAAACAGTCCTAGGTAGACGTCGTTATTTAAAAGATATCAATAGTTCTAATGCTGTAGTGCGTGGCGCGGCAGAGCGTAATGCTGTAAATGCACCTATACAAGGTAGCGCTGCAGACATTATCAAAATCGCTATGATCAATATTCATAAAAAGTTTGAAGAACTGAATTGCAAGTCTAAAATGTTGCTTCAAGTCCATGATGAACTTGTTTTTGATATTCATAACGACGAGTTAGAAGACATGAAAAAACTGATACAAGACGAGATGCAAAATGCTTATCAAATGACCGTTCCACTTGATGTGGAAGTTGGAATTGGGCAGAATTGGTTAGAGGCGCATTAA
- a CDS encoding family 16 glycosylhydrolase produces MILIYRFCLIALLFGLQFAQAQQFPLDFEGNQFPFTGFSGSSFSFRTDPLQSSNNVGQFFNDGNQSYQGFFRDLSTAVDLNVDQNVTLRFYAFDPNAHSVLLKLENGNQPDVEVLGQSSGVANNWLDINFDFSNAIESASGSVISAVGQYSRVTIFIDYGSNIPGTYLIDQINNGAVVVTPNPIDVVYTDLVWFDEFDNAGTNNPIDATKWFHQTLLPNGNSWFNGEQQHYTNRVDNSFVENGFLNIVAKRENFTDQGQTKQYTSARLNSKFAFTYGRVDVRAKLPFGDGTWPAIWTLGKNINENGGYWDSTYGTTNWPLCGEIDIMEHGLGAVNHVSSALHTNCGGCSGNTMNFQSTTLPDVANDFHVYSMNWSPQQITFLIDDVPFYTYNPVVKDVNNYPFYEDQYLLLNIAMGGIAGTIDPSFSQSSMVIDYVRVYQNTLSLTDTDTINATVYPNPSSELISIASTTTIDRIELYTMLGQRVIEKTSECHIIDVSNYDNGMYVLKIHSGNQVQTERLVVSH; encoded by the coding sequence ATGATTTTGATTTATCGCTTTTGCCTTATTGCATTACTATTCGGTTTACAGTTTGCACAAGCACAACAGTTCCCTTTAGATTTTGAGGGAAATCAATTTCCGTTTACAGGTTTTTCTGGTTCTTCTTTTTCTTTTAGAACAGATCCATTACAGTCCTCAAATAATGTAGGTCAATTTTTCAATGATGGTAATCAGTCTTATCAGGGCTTTTTTAGAGATCTTTCTACTGCAGTAGATTTGAATGTAGACCAGAATGTGACTTTGAGATTTTATGCGTTTGATCCCAATGCCCATAGTGTCTTATTAAAGTTAGAAAATGGAAATCAACCAGATGTAGAGGTGTTAGGTCAGTCCAGTGGTGTTGCAAACAACTGGCTAGATATTAATTTTGACTTCTCTAACGCTATTGAAAGCGCTTCCGGTAGTGTGATCTCTGCTGTAGGACAATACAGTCGGGTAACGATTTTTATAGACTATGGATCTAATATACCAGGTACTTATCTCATAGACCAAATTAATAATGGTGCTGTTGTTGTCACTCCTAACCCGATAGATGTAGTGTATACAGATTTAGTGTGGTTTGATGAATTTGATAATGCTGGAACCAATAATCCCATAGACGCTACAAAATGGTTTCATCAAACCTTATTGCCTAATGGCAATAGTTGGTTTAATGGTGAGCAACAGCATTATACTAATAGGGTTGATAATTCTTTTGTAGAAAATGGATTTTTGAACATCGTTGCAAAACGAGAGAATTTTACAGATCAAGGACAGACCAAACAATATACCAGTGCTCGACTTAATTCAAAGTTTGCATTCACATATGGAAGAGTAGATGTGAGAGCAAAATTACCCTTTGGCGATGGGACATGGCCTGCGATATGGACTTTAGGTAAAAATATTAATGAAAATGGCGGTTACTGGGATAGTACTTATGGTACCACTAACTGGCCTTTATGCGGTGAGATAGATATTATGGAGCATGGATTAGGTGCTGTTAATCATGTATCTAGTGCTTTACATACTAATTGCGGAGGATGTTCTGGAAATACCATGAATTTTCAGTCAACAACGTTACCGGATGTTGCTAATGATTTTCATGTATATTCGATGAACTGGTCGCCACAGCAAATCACTTTCTTGATTGATGATGTACCTTTTTACACGTATAATCCTGTAGTAAAAGATGTAAACAACTATCCGTTTTATGAAGATCAATATTTGTTATTAAACATTGCGATGGGCGGCATTGCAGGCACTATAGATCCTAGCTTTTCACAAAGTAGTATGGTCATAGATTATGTGCGTGTTTATCAAAACACCTTAAGTCTTACAGATACAGATACTATTAACGCAACGGTTTATCCTAATCCATCTAGTGAGTTAATTTCTATTGCGAGCACGACCACCATAGATCGTATCGAGCTATACACCATGCTGGGACAGCGAGTTATTGAAAAGACTAGCGAATGCCATATAATAGACGTTTCTAATTATGACAATGGTATGTATGTTTTAAAAATTCATTCAGGCAATCAGGTTCAAACTGAACGATTAGTGGTCTCGCATTAA